The stretch of DNA CAAAAGATCTTCAGCTATTCCAGGTTGCTGAAAAAACTGACCAAACTTGATCTTACAGGGAGGTGTTGTTCAAGCGTTGTGTGTTAACAACTGGTGGAGAGGATATCTGACCGACTACGGTGAACCAAGCAAGCTGGTTTTCAGCTTGCAGGATCCTAAGCCTGTCCTCTGCATGAAGGGCGATGTTCAGGTCACTGTGGAACCGAAGGGGAGAAACAGGCACTGGGATTATGAGGTGACTGGATCTTTTGTCCAGAGATCTTGTGCCATCAAAAACCGAGCAGGCCAGGTCGCAGCGCAGGTAAAGGCTCCACAGCCAGGACTATGAAATTTGGAGGAACTTTGGAGTAGAATTACATTATGATCCAATGGGTGATGCACTTTTTTGTTGATGTGCACCGCAGATTGGTGTGAAGGGGATGATGGCAGGGAGGGACTTCTACCAGGTGGTGGTGCAGCCAGGTTATGACCAGGCCTTTGTAGTCGGCGTGATTGCCATCCTTGACAACATTCATGGAGAGTCAACAAGGTGTTGATGCTAGTAGAGATGGGAGCTGCTCATCGTATCCATGTGTCGATAAGATTCATTACACTAGCAATTTGTTAATACAATTGTGTAGATTGATTGTTTATTGATCATTACACTTTTTCTTATGTGGATAGGTTACCATGTACATGATATACTCTCAGTCTGTATACAACTATGTGATGTGGAAGTGTGTTCTGTtgtttagcaaaaaaaaaaagtgagttCTGTTGTAAATTGGTTTCAGGTAGTTTGTTTCCCATCATTCCATCATGCAGTGCAGCAGAGAATCCGGCTGACCTGCAGAAGTGCAGAATTGTCCTCGGGCCGGAGGCCCATAATATTAGAGCTTCAGGCCGAGCTCGTTCCCATTCATTGTCAGCCCCTTTGGGTCGGAATGGGCCTCGGTTCCAGAAACATTGTTTGCAACGCATAATTGCATATACAGTTTCATTTCACTATTCTTAAACTCCATTATCCACTCCCCAAACCCTGAAGAAAGTAAACGTGTGCACCCTCATGGTCATGGAGTAAGggtctgtttggcagggctccggctcctccaaaaacagctccggctctggctcctcagatggagcggattctctggtggagctggagccgttttagaaaatatttggcaaaacagcttcacttgttagattgatgtgtaagccgcgtgaagtcacgatttcatggcttcaccttgcctgtgtaagccATCGATGGCTTCAAGACCGGCTTCACGAAACTACCATTTGGGAGGGCTCACGAGCCGCTCccgaagccctcccaaacgggccCTAAGTGTGAGATGCTCCTATGTACTGTACACGCTTCAAAATCTATTGTACGCATGCCAAACGCAACCTGCTTCGATTACACAAACGCTGGCTTGATCGGTAGCTCACCCACCTGCTAGCCTGCTACAGGCAGCAACAATCCAGAGACAGGGCGAGCAAGCAATGCAAGCCCATACCATGACCATCTAGTATCACGGATCACTACTAGCTAATAGCTAGCTACTCCGGCCGcacgacggccgccgcgccaTCTCTGGACTTCCTCCGGCCTCGGCCGCCGGAGCCCCCCTTGCCGCCCGCAGCCCCGTCGCCGCCATTATTGTTGTTCTCCTCCGGCGGCGCGACGTAGACGAAGGGCCCGACGAGGCAGTCGTCGAGCGCGAGGAGCGGCTCGAGCGCCTCGACGACGGCGGACATGTGCGGGCGGGACTTGGGGTTGAGGCTGACGCACtggtgcgccaccgccgcggccttgtgcgcggcgcggccggagtaCTGGCCGGCCAGGTTGGGGTCCATGACGCGGTCCAGGCGGCGCGCGTCCGTCAGGTACGGCCGCGCCCACTCCACCAGGCTCTGCTCCCGTGGCGGCCGGCTCTTGTCCACCGACCGCCGCCCCGTCAGCAGCTCCAGCAGCACCACGCCGTAGCCGTACACGTCGCTCTTCGCCGTCAGGTGGCCTGCACAAACACAAATGCTCGGCGAGGTTAGCTAGTAATCGTCGTCGCCGGACAAATTTTTCGTAGCGTAGCTGATGTGGTGTGCTAGCTGCTTGTACGTGCCGGTCATGATGTACTCCGGCGCGGCGTAGCCCTGCGTGCCCATGACTCGTGTCGAGACGTGGGTCTCGTCGTCTTCCGGCCCGTCCTTGGCGAGACCGAAATCGGACAGCTTGGCCTTGAAATCCTGCGAAACAAAATCCACAAGTAAGAAGAGCAGGGGATAAGTGATGAGCACTAGTGCACTACTGTAGCCAATGCCGCGAACGTCAGCTGCCTTGCGTAGAGCAGTTAACCTCCAACTACTCCGCCGTTAATCAGCGGCAGGAGTTGAAAAGGATTTATCATAAATAACATTTTAATTTTTCTCTTCATCAAGAAAGAAAaggtaatcttttttttttcgtgGCACGCATGCATGAGCACGACAGGCTCAT from Panicum virgatum strain AP13 chromosome 9K, P.virgatum_v5, whole genome shotgun sequence encodes:
- the LOC120647119 gene encoding protein LURP-one-related 6-like — its product is MGAYTTIAPVVSKIFCSSSHAVLMVRRRPPTVNGGGFVVTDQDQRAVFSVDGCGIIGASGQLIVRDGDGNAILFIHKKGGVVQALCVNNWWRGYLTDYGEPSKLVFSLQDPKPVLCMKGDVQVTVEPKGRNRHWDYEVTGSFVQRSCAIKNRAGQVAAQIGVKGMMAGRDFYQVVVQPGYDQAFVVGVIAILDNIHGESTRC